A genomic segment from Salvia splendens isolate huo1 chromosome 13, SspV2, whole genome shotgun sequence encodes:
- the LOC121761519 gene encoding uncharacterized protein LOC121761519, translating to MAQRYYAPMRNRYSNERDHPVERYRDYEWDGKLFLMSYVTEFYSKWMNAYAYGGATHHEGIQKLIHTLPSPWDEWTAQASRFFIWYSPPDYTARGDLVGLIKVLLPAMTTTFDGPPRDPPPHIYPPGTARMRKYRCDEEPHVSRVPKRRRLGMRVAAPLRIDREVNGRFGMTPPPAGVEEESEEEDPEEEDPEEDDDPIRESVGETEEKEDEDGKD from the coding sequence atgGCCCAACGGTATTATGCTCCGATGCGTAATCGCTACTCCAACGAAAGGGACCACCCGGTTGAGCGCTACCGAGATTACGAGTGGGACGGAAAGCTCTTCCTCATGTCCTACGTCACCGAGTTTTACAGTAAATGGATGAACGCCTATGCATATGGGGGAGCTACCCATCACGAGGGGAtccaaaagctcatccacacttTACCGTCTCCTTGGGACGAGTGGACCGCTCAGGCATCTCGGTTTTTCATATGGTATAGCCCGCCCGATTACACCGCGCGAGGAGATTTGGTTGGCCTTATAAAGGTGCTGCTTCCGGCCATGACAACGACATTTGATGGACCGCCACGTGATccacctccacatatctatccgCCGGGTACAGCCCGCATGCGGAAGTATCGATGCGACGAGGAGCCACACGTCTCCCGTGTTCCTAAGAGAAGGAGACTCGGGATGCGTGTCGCAGCCCCTCTAAgaatcgacagagaggtcaatgGGAGGTTTGGGATGACCCCTCCACCCGCGGGTGTCGAGGAGGAAAGTGAGGAAGAGGATCCCGAGGAAGAGGATCCCGAAGAGGATGATGACCCAATTAGAGAGAGCGTTGGAGAGACCGAGGAGAAGGAGGATGAGGATGGAAAGGATTAA